One genomic window of Clostridia bacterium includes the following:
- a CDS encoding DUF2905 domain-containing protein, whose protein sequence is MIFGAVLLLVGVLLLVAGRLNLPIGRLPGDITYRGKNTVVYFPLMTSIVISVLLWLVSHFRR, encoded by the coding sequence ATTATCTTCGGAGCTGTGCTATTGCTGGTCGGCGTGCTCCTGCTCGTTGCCGGACGCCTCAATCTGCCCATTGGACGGTTGCCCGGCGATATCACCTATCGCGGCAAGAACACGGTAGTTTACTTTCCACTCATGACGTCCATCGTCATCAGCGTCCTGCTGTGGCTGGTCAGCCACTTCCGCCGATAA